A region of the Hyperolius riggenbachi isolate aHypRig1 chromosome 9, aHypRig1.pri, whole genome shotgun sequence genome:
CGCCGTGCAATCACTCCAACGGAGCGTCTCCTCATAACTTTGAGGTATGTGAAACTAACTTTAAAATATTAACATAAAATATAACGATTTACACTACCTATAAGGCACACTTCCTACTCATGTTGTGCAAGATAATCAGACATGCTTCCAGTGTCATGAATGAAAGCTTGTGTAGCTGATTCTGAAGTAGTTTGTGGCTGGGTCTGAGCTGATAAATCAGTGTACACTGGAGTGTCTGATCTTTGATACCTATTAGCTTGCTCAAAACGCATAGGTCCTGTCATAGGATAATGTGGCTGCTGCCCATATGGCCGGGTTGCCATATGCATAGGTGGGTAACTAGGTGGGTCATACATACGGTGACTCTGGTAAGATGGTTGTGGGTATGAATGATACTGAGGAGTGGCATGAGGCATGTGTTGTTGAGTGACATAGTTGGAGCTATTTTCTTCTGCCTGGCTCTGAGTTTGCAAAAATTTGCCCAGGGTCTCAGATATGGCATGTCTGGCTGCCCATTGCTTATCTGGTGGCACTTTCTGTAACAATGGCACTAAACTTAGCAGATACTGGGTGCATGGCTCTTTTAATTGTTTGATttcctcctctcgcttctccatatGATCCACAGCCTTTTCAATAGAAGTAATGAGCTTGTGATcatattcagccctgctcatacctcttgcTATTCTCCTGCCTTGGGTTGATGCCCTCACACCTCTACTAGATCTGTGAGTTGTGCGTGGCCTAGTAGTTAGTGTACTGGGTTGTGTTTGATCAGCAGTTGTTGAGTCACTCTCATCCAGTGTAGCTGTGTCACCATCCTGTGGAGTTAAATCATCCACTTCCAGATCACTGCTAGTGTTGTGGCCTGCATCTATTTCCGCCTCCTCAGGATCAGGATCAGGTGGCAGGCTATCTTCAGTTCTAATgtaaagaagaagagaagaattgAGTACTGGTATAGAGGCCAGTGATGTAAAATAGAAAATGTCATTGATGTACATGTGTAACTGTACAACAATCATAGTTGCCTTTCTCTCCTGCAGAAATGTTGTGAGTATTACTTTAAGGCACAGCCCCTGAGTCAtcatgcagatcacatgtttgTAGTGAAGTATTAATGTATAATCTACACATGCTTGTtcgtggtgtgtgattcagacactactgcagccaaatagatccacATGAgtgtaaggcaactggtatttgtccACAAAATCTTACCAGATTCCTGACAGATAATCGCACTATAAATAGCTTAGTAAACAATCATATTAAGCAAAGGCCTACTGTAAAATGACCTGCAGTGAATCACATTGAGTCTATcacactcctgcaatgcattgtgtgacttGTATTTATATTACAGCTGTAGCGGATACTTTTTTCAGAAGTGTAATAGGTGTACATTTGCGCCATACTTACTCAGCCGACTCATGATGTTTTCTCATAAATTCCAGAATCCCACAGAATTTATATCTTGTTCTTTGGGAACTTCCACACCCACTTTTAGATTCTTGATATTGTTTCTCCAGCTCCTTTTTATAACTGTCTCGCACAGACTTCCATCTTTTGCGCAGGAGACCAACTtcgaacaaaaaacaaataaacatttcTGTATTACTtttcagatttctggcaacaggaCATTCATATGCAGCTCTGCATTATCAGTTCCTGATGGGAAGATCTACTATCCGCTACCTGGTTTTGGACACATGCAAACTGATTTGGAAAACACTGCAGCCCGAATTTATGCCACCTCCTGATCTACCTATGTGGGAGGCTAATATTCAGCATTTCTGGGAAAAGCATCAATTCCCTAACTGCCTAGGAGCAGTGGATGGGAAACATGTCCGTATTGTTATGCCTGCAGCCACTGGCAGTGtgtattacaattataaaaaatatttctctctTGTGCTCATGGCTGTGGTGGATCCGAATTTAAAATTTATATATGTGGATGTGGGTGCTTACGGCAGTTCACATGATTCTGCTGTTTTCCAACACAGCAGATTTGGCTTGAAACTCCTAACTGGCCAAATGACCTTACCAGCACCACGACCCTGGCCTGACACACAACATCCACCTTACCCGTGTGTGTTTGTGGCTGATGAGGCATTTGCTCTATCCGAGCATGTGATGCGGCCTTATGCCCAAAGAGATATGtctctgaaaaaaaaagtgtttaatcaGCGCCTTACCAAAGCCAGGCAAGTGGTGGAATGTGCTTTTGGCATACTTTCTAACAAATGGCGCATTTTTCATACTGCCCTAAAAATGCAACCACAGTATGCAATAGCAGTTGTGAAGGCCACATGTGTTTTACACAATTATGTAAGAACATTAGATGGCAtgcacacagaggaggaggaggagattccaCCCTGTGCTCTTCAAAATGTTGCCCCTTCTACCTTACGTGGGCCTATTTCTGCCATTCAAATGCGAGATAAACTCGCAGATTACTTTGTGCCATAACCGATAAGTATGTAAATATTACAGGTTGACATTTAATTTGATTACATTATGATCTTTACTTTACTATTAAAAAATAGGTCAACCTCTTTGTATGTGTTAATCTATGATCATGTTCTTTACTGTAATATCACAACCGCATGCAGAATACATGTGCATACATAGACACACATGTACGTGCTGTTCCGATTGAGAGATGCCTATACAGAGACACAGACTGCAAGAGAGACATGTGGTAATGACACTTAGGATTAGCTAATTAACCTTTCAGGGGAGGGGTCTTCACATATTGTCAGCACAGTGCCAAAAGAGTCAACCTAAAAGAGTTAACAACACATGTTTAACAAATACACTCACCTTTTGCTTCTTGAGTCTTTGGTGacaatttttcccatttttcacCCAGGAACTCATGGGCAATGTTTCTCCAGATGTCATGCAGCCTTTGATGATCTTTGTGTCCAGGCAATGTCTTGTCATACAGCTCTGGACTATTCTGTATTTTAATTATTAAATTTTCTGTGGTAAACCACGTGCCAGACATCTTGCACAAACcttctctgcaatccctcatgcaAAGCAGAACaacaggaagtacactttgacctggaagagcagattctgacaaaaaaCGCATCTGCATCCGCTTCCAAAAACGCTATACCAAGCGGTTTGAcaggcggtttgcgtttttcctatacttaacattgaggcaaaaacgcatccgcaatccaaaatctgctgcagcccgggagtatgcgtttctgcaaaacgcctaccgctctggtgtgcaccaccccattgaaatgcattaccctagcagatccgcacccgcaagcagatcgcaaaccgcagcggaaacgctccggtgtgcactaggccttagacaaGATGACCAGGGTCAGGAgagggcatacatgcaaaaagggcgtctggGAAAAAGGGCACCCAGTAACgcagatagtaaaatattggtattaaatacagaTATCTTACtataaaagtgtaaaatatcgacattaaataccaatattttactatggccaatagagatggcccaaacggttcgccggcaaacggtttccGGCAAACTTccagtggttcgcgatcgcggagatccacaaactttttcggaagttcggttcacccccataatgcaccattagggtcaactttgaccctctacatcacagtcagcaggcacattttagccaatcaggctacactccctcctggagccactcccccccttatgaaAGGcagcaccgccggccattatactcacttgtgtgcctgcagtaaatagagaagggacagctgctgcagactct
Encoded here:
- the LOC137532831 gene encoding uncharacterized protein, which gives rise to MYPDLLLLICVAAYMRRRPRTRRYWVHPILQQRRRKGQFWTLYRDLRQHPDKFFGYTRMSVGSFDCLLSKLKDALQRQDTNYRRAITPTERLLITLRFLATGHSYAALHYQFLMGRSTIRYLVLDTCKLIWKTLQPEFMPPPDLPMWEANIQHFWEKHQFPNCLGAVDGKHVRIVMPAATGSVYYNYKKYFSLVLMAVVDPNLKFIYVDVGAYGSSHDSAVFQHSRFGLKLLTGQMTLPAPRPWPDTQHPPYPCVFVADEAFALSEHVMRPYAQRDMSLKKKVFNQRLTKARQVVECAFGILSNKWRIFHTALKMQPQYAIAVVKATCVLHNYVRTLDGMHTEEEEEIPPCALQNVAPSTLRGPISAIQMRDKLADYFVP
- the LOC137532830 gene encoding uncharacterized protein; its protein translation is MQMRFLSESALPGQSVLPVVLLCMRDCREGLCKMSGTWFTTENLIIKIQNSPELYDKTLPGHKDHQRLHDIWRNIAHEFLGEKWEKLSPKTQEAKVGLLRKRWKSVRDSYKKELEKQYQESKSGCGSSQRTRYKFCGILEFMRKHHESAETEDSLPPDPDPEEAEIDAGHNTSSDLEVDDLTPQDGDTATLDESDSTTADQTQPSTLTTRPRTTHRSSRGVRASTQGRRIARGMSRAEYDHKLITSIEKAVDHMEKREEEIKQLKEPCTQYLLSLVPLLQKVPPDKQWAARHAISETLGKFLQTQSQAEENSSNYVTQQHMPHATPQYHSYPQPSYQSHRMYDPPSYPPMHMATRPYGQQPHYPMTGPMRFEQANRYQRSDTPVYTDLSAQTQPQTTSESATQAFIHDTGSMSDYLAQHE